One Ricinus communis isolate WT05 ecotype wild-type chromosome 1, ASM1957865v1, whole genome shotgun sequence DNA window includes the following coding sequences:
- the LOC8261138 gene encoding NAD-capped RNA hydrolase DXO1, with product MDFAEQEVDLFGDDEEYEEDNQENNNNTNNGGRRSSPSSSSSSSSSSSSGSSSSSAASSSSNSSDDGGDSSSAEGEGGSASSGGEEEEEEVNNNKKNNNSNNYNEVGYNEFDDRDLFGSDNEDYVKTPATSRFSIPVLPVIRNVHNPGRGNFGRGRWQNDRGAGLLPRPGFPPRQGYGYGSKFSNGHRDERFVSELKFLKSEETLSRKAVAFQAPCELGCYSRAEGGEVYFDDRTLRLFKRYISEDIGADLNEGFDTFTEKKDLGSEGFGDLLGCIRDKNIPLQNMHFVTFRNNLNKILVTAYIRHEPWEMGVHKRNGVVYLDVHKLPERPKSELERRRCYWGYCFESLATEDPKRADGEGIHHVDANVEYCSVLKTKLGAHRILMGAEMDCCDSTDDGKRFYVELKTSRELDYHTEERFEREKLLKFWIQSFLAGVPYIVIGFRDDAGRLVRTERLTTKDITNRVKAKNYWQGGVCLAFADEVLCWLYGTVKENEDYILQFAPPFTRLELLQAQSCPDAITNHVMQL from the exons ATGGATTTCGCAGAACAAGAAGTTGATTTGTTTGGGGACGATGAAGAATACGAAGAGGataatcaagaaaacaataataatactaataatggTGGCCGTAgatcatcaccatcatcatcGTCGTCGTCATCGTCTTCATCATCGTCAGGTTCATCATCTTCGTCAGCCgcatcatcttcatcaaatAGTAGTGATGATGGTGGAGATAGTAGCAGTGCCGAGGGTGAAGGTGGCAGCGCCAGCAGTGGTggagaagaagaggaagaagaagtaaataataataagaagaataataatagCAATAATTATAATGAAGTGGGTTATAATGAGTTTGACGACAGAGACCTTTTTGGTTCTGATAATGAAGATTATGTTAAAACTCCTGCCACCAGCCGTTTCTCTATTCCTG TGTTGCCAGTCATACGGAATGTCCACAACCCAGGCAGAGGAAACTTTGGGCGTGGCCGTTGGCAAAATGATAGAGGAGCTGGCCTCCTTCCCCGACCTGGATTTCCTCCACGACAGGGCTATGGCTATggttcaaaattttcaaatggtCACCGTGATGAACGATTTGTTTCTGAACTGAAGTTCTTAAAAAGTGAAGAAACTTTGTCAAGAAAAGCAGTTGCATTTCAGGCG CCATGTGAACTTGGTTGCTATAGTCGCGCAGAAGGTGGAGAAGTCTACTTTGATGATCGCACCTTG AGGCTTTTTAAGCGTTATATTTCAGAAGATATTGGAGCTGATCTGAATGAAGGCTTTGATACGTTCACTGAGAAAAAAG ATTTGGGTTCTGAGGGTTTTGGAGACCTTCTTGGTTGCATTAGAGACAAAAATATTCCACTCCAGAATATGCATTTTGTG ACTTTCCGTAATAACCTCAATAAG ATTTTGGTAACTGCTTATATTCGACATGAGCCTTGGGAAATGGGGGTGCATAAGAGGAATGGGGTTGTCTATCTTGACGTACATAAATTACCTGAACGGCCAAAAAGTGAATTGGAGCGTCGAAG ATGTTATTGGGGATACTGTTTTGAGAGCCTAGCCACTGAAGATCCCAAACGAGCTGATGGAGAAGGAATACATCATGTTGATGCCAATGTTGAATACTGTTCTGTGCTTAAAACCAAATTAGGTGCTCATCGCATTCTCATGGGTGCTGAAATGGATTGTTGTGATTCAACTGATGATGGGAAGCGGTTTTATGTGGAGTTAAAAACAAGTCGTGAG CTGGATTATCATACTGAGGAAAGatttgagagagagaaattgCTCAAGTTCTGG ATTCAATCATTCTTGGCTGGGGTTCCTTATATTGTTATTGGATTTAG GGATGATGCAGGTCGACTTGTCCGCACAGAGAGACTTACAACTAAGGACATAACAAACAGAGTAAAAGCAAAGAACTATTGGCAG GGAGGTGTTTGCCTAGCCTTTGCTGATGAGGTATTATGCTGGCTCTATGGAACAGTCAAAGAAA ATGAAGACTACATTTTGCAGTTTGCTCCACCTTTCACACGTTTAGAGCTGCTTCAAG